The following coding sequences lie in one Montipora foliosa isolate CH-2021 chromosome 11, ASM3666993v2, whole genome shotgun sequence genomic window:
- the LOC137975907 gene encoding histamine H2 receptor-like, with protein sequence MPLFMFYEGFLLTPNAALAVIFIISGFYTVVGNLLVCVVYILDPEKKLRRVSNSYFVINLAVADILVGITVEPIKAASFWSNNTEVLFSYYIFAVVSCVCSIVSISALMVDRFLAVCRPFQYRSLIKPRRVRTAILIIWLFSIHFSILPLLGWRSASFQVYLNGLGVLFPAAIMLLSYYGLRRSLRGDIANLQNLAADRTQAAHVRNMVTRERRVSTTVFIMLLVFLVSWCPAITVDFVMVFCEKCRSDTLLLARDVTLTIAFFSSGINPGLYAWRIKSFRQGLMLLFQRGLIVNPKIVQVRPLRNKRITIAAKYE encoded by the coding sequence ATGCCTCTTTTCATGTTTTACGAAGGGTTTCTCTTGACGCCCAACGCCGCTTTGGCGGTTATCTTTATCATTTCCGGGTTTTATACCGTTGTTGGTAATCTTCTGGTCTGTGTTGTATATATTCTTGACCCTGAAAAAAAGCTACGGCGAGTGTCAAACTCGTATTTTGTCATCAACTTAGCTGTGGCCGACATTCTGGTTGGAATCACAGTGGAACCCATTAAGGCTGCAAGTTTTTGGTCCAATAACACAGAAGTTCTGTTTAGCTATTACATTTTCGCAGTGGTATCGTGCGTTTGTTCGATTGTGAGCATCTCCGCTCTGATGGTAGATCGTTTCCTCGCCGTGTGCCGACCTTTCCAATATCGATCACTGATCAAACCACGCCGCGTTCGCACCGCAATTCTAATTATCTGGCTGTTCTCGATCCACTTCTCAATTCTGCCTTTGTTGGGTTGGCGAAGCGCAAGTTTCCAAGTTTACCTCAATGGTTTGGGTGTCCTATTCCCAGCGGCCATAATGTTATTGTCCTACTATGGTTTGCGTCGCTCATTGCGAGGGGATATTGCCAATTTGCAAAACTTGGCCGCGGATAGAACACAAGCAGCACATGTTCGGAACATGGTTACACGCGAACGAAGGGTCTCTACCACAGTATTCATTATGCTACTGGTGTTCCTTGTTTCCTGGTGTCCTGCAATCACTGTTGACTTTGTCATGGTATTTTGCGAAAAGTGTCGCTCAGATACGCTGCTCCTCGCACGAGACGTAACGTTAACTATTGCGTTTTTCTCGTCTGGAATTAACCCCGGTCTTTATGCATGGCGGATTAAGAGTTTCAGACAAGGACTTATGCTTTTGTTTCAGCGCGGTTTGATAGTAAACCCCAAAATTGTTCAAGTTCGGCCTTTGCGGAATAAAAGAATCACTATTGCTGCTAAGTATGAATGA
- the LOC137976905 gene encoding uncharacterized protein encodes MADRFELLLKETIRSLEENGIKFMLKAEQKTAIRHLFEIKDLLAVLPTGYGKSLIFQLLVLLAKRAGNYASLLVISPLVSIINDQVMEVEAMNLTACNLAQKLGNLEDIEGGNFNVYASAESATDRRFLQSLKKNTTFSSSLVACVVDECIQLKH; translated from the coding sequence ATGGCGGATCGGTTTGAACTGTTGCTGAAGGAAACGATACGATCTTTGGAAGAAAATGGAATCAAATTCATGCTAAAAGCAGAGCAAAAGACGGCGATCAGACATTTGTTTGAGATAAAGGATCTTTTAGCCGTTTTACCAACAGGCTATGGAAAGAGTCTAATTTTTCAGCTTCTTGTGTTGCTCGCGAAAAGAGCAGGAAATTATGCTTCTTTGTTAGTCATATCGCCTCTTGTCAGTATCATTAACGACCAGGTTATGGAAGTCGAAGCCATGAATTTGACTGCTTGTAATTTGGCTCAGAAGCTAGGTAATTTGGAAGACATCGAAGGAGGGAATTTTAATGTCTATGCATCAGCGGAAAGTGCCACAGATAGGCGATTTCTTCAATCACTGAAGAAGAACACTACTTTCAGTAGCAGTTTAGTGGCTTGTGTTGTGGATGAGTGCATACAGTTGAAACATTGA
- the LOC137975577 gene encoding adenosine receptor A2a-like encodes MALFMFYEGFLLTPNAALAVIFIIFGFYTVVGNVLVCVVYILDPGKKLRRVSNSYFVINLAVADILVGITVEPIKAASFWSNNTDVLFSYYIFAVLSCICSIVSISALMVDRFLAVRRPFQYRSLVKPRRVRTAILIIWLFSIHFSILPLLGWRSASFQVYLNGLGVLFPAAIMLLSYYGLRRSLREKIANLQNSAADRTQAAHVRNMVTRERRVSTTVFIMLLVFLLSWCPAVTVDFVMVFCEKCRSDTLLLARDVTLAIAFFSSGINPGLYAWRIKRFRQGLMLLFQRGLKANPKIV; translated from the coding sequence ATGGCTCTTTTCATGTTTTACGAAGGGTTTCTCTTGACGCCCAACGCCGCTTTGGCGGTTATCTTTATCATTTTCGGGTTTTATACCGTTGTTGGTAATGTTCTGGTCTGTGTTGTGTATATTCTTGACCCTGGAAAAAAGCTACGGCGAGTGTCAAACTCGTATTTTGTCATCAACTTAGCTGTGGCCGACATTCTGGTTGGAATCACAGTGGAACCCATTAAGGCTGCAAGTTTTTGGTCCAATAACACAGACGTCCTGTTTAGCTATTACATTTTCGCTGTGCTATCGTGCATTTGTTCGATCGTGAGCATCTCCGCTCTGATGGTGGATCGTTTCCTCGCTGTGCGCCGACCTTTCCAATATCGATCACTGGTCAAACCACGCCGCGTTCGCACCGCAATTCTAATTATCTGGCTGTTCTCGATCCACTTCTCAATTCTGCCTCTGTTGGGTTGGCGAAGCGCAAGTTTCCAAGTTTACCTCAATGGTTTGGGTGTCCTATTTCCAGCGGCCATAATGCTGTTGTCCTACTACGGTTTGCGTCGCTCATTGCGAGAGAAAATTGCCAATTTGCAAAACTCGGCCGCGGATAGAACACAAGCAGCACATGTTCGGAACATGGTTACGCGTGAACGGAGGGTCTCTACCACAGTATTCATTATGCTACTGGTGTTCCTTCTTTCCTGGTGTCCTGCAGTCACTGTTGACTTTGTCATGGTATTTTGCGAAAAGTGTCGCTCAGATACGCTGCTCCTCGCACGAGACGTAACGTTAGCTATTGCGTTTTTCTCGTCTGGAATTAACCCCGGTCTTTACGCATGGCGGATTAAGAGATTCAGGCAAGGACTGATGCTTCTGTTTCAGCGCGGTTTGAAAGCAAACCCGAAAATTGTTTAA
- the LOC137975879 gene encoding adenosine receptor A3-like produces MWITTNTQKKRHTYKNSYTDFPFTKMSLSMFYEGYLLTPNAALAIIFIIFGFYTVVGNVLVCVVYILDPGKKLRRVSNSYFVINLAVADILVGITVEPINAASFWSNNTDVLFSYYIFAVLSCVCSIVSISALMVDRFLAVCRPFQYRSLVKPHRVRTAILIIWLFSIHFSILPLLGWRSASFQVYLNGLGVLFPAAIMFLSYYGLRRSLRGEIANLQNLAADRTQAAHVRNMVTRERRVSTTVFIMLLMFLVSWCPAVIFDFVMVFCEKCRSDTLLLARDVTLTIGFFSSGINPGLYAWRIKSFRQGLMLLFQRGLKANPKIVQVAPLRNERIIIAAKYE; encoded by the coding sequence ATGTGGATAACTACAAATACACAAAAGAAAAGGCATACATATAAGAATTCATATACAGATTTTCCATTTACTAAGATGTCTCTTTCCATGTTTTACGAAGGGTATCTCTTGACGCCCAACGCCGCTTTGGCGATTATCTTTATCATTTTCGGGTTTTATACCGTTGTTGGTAATGTTCTGGTCTGTGTTGTGTATATTCTTGACCCTGGCAAAAAGCTACGGCGAGTGTCAAACTCGTATTTTGTCATCAACTTAGCTGTGGCCGACATTCTGGTTGGAATCACAGTGGAACCCATTAACGCTGCAAGTTTTTGGTCCAATAACACAGACGTTCTGTTTAGCTATTACATTTTCGCTGTGCTATCGTGCGTTTGTTCGATCGTGAGCATCTCCGCTCTGATGGTAGATCGTTTTCTCGCTGTGTGTCGACCTTTCCAATATCGATCACTGGTCAAACCACACCGCGTTCGCACCGCAATTCTAATTATCTGGCTGTTCTCGATCCACTTCTCAATTCTGCCTTTGTTGGGTTGGCGAAGCGCAAGTTTCCAAGTTTACCTCAATGGTTTGGGTGTCCTATTCCCAGCGGCCATAATGTTTTTGTCCTACTATGGTTTGCGTCGCTCTTTGCGAGGGGAAATTGCCAATTTGCAAAACTTGGCCGCGGATAGAACACAAGCAGCACATGTTCGGAACATGGTTACGCGCGAACGGAGGGTCTCTACCACAGTTTTCATTATGCTACTGATGTTTCTTGTTTCCTGGTGTCCTGCAGTCATCTTTGACTTTGTCATGGTATTTTGCGAAAAGTGTCGCTCAGATACGCTACTCCTCGCACGAGACGTAACGTTAACTATTGGGTTTTTCTCGTCTGGAATTAACCCCGGTCTTTATGCATGGCGGATTAAGAGTTTCAGGCAAGGACTTATGCTTCTGTTTCAGCGCGGTTTGAAAGCAAACCCGAAAATTGTTCAAGTTGCGCCTTTGCGCAATGAAAGAATCATAATTGCTGCTAAGTATGAATGA
- the LOC137975597 gene encoding adenosine receptor A3-like yields the protein MSLFMFYEGYLLTPNAALAVIFIIFGFCTVVSNVLVCVVYFLNPGKKLRRMSNSYFVINLAVADILVGITVEPINAASFWSNNTNVLFSYYIFAVLSCVCSIVSISALMVDRFLAVCRPFQYRSLVKPRRIRTAILIIWLFSIHFSILPLLGWRSASFQVYLNGLGVLFPAAIMLLSYYGLLRALREKIANLQNSAADRTQVAHVRNMVKRERRVSTTVFIMLLVFLVSWCPAVTADFVMVFCEKCRSDTLLLARDVTLTIAFFSSGINPGLYAWRIKSFRQGLMLLFQRGLIANPKIVQVGPLRKKRIFTIAAKYE from the coding sequence ATGTCTCTTTTCATGTTTTACGAAGGGTATCTCTTGACGCCCAACGCCGCTTTGGCAGTCATCTTTATCATTTTCGGGTTTTGTACCGTTGTTAGTAATGTTCTGGTctgtgttgtgtattttctCAACCCTGGAAAAAAGCTACGGCGAATGTCAAACTCGTATTTTGTCATCAACTTAGCTGTGGCCGACATTCTGGTTGGAATCACAGTGGAACCCATTAACGCTGCAAGTTTTTGGTCCAATAACACAAACGTTCTGTTTAGCTATTACATTTTCGCTGTGCTATCGTGCGTTTGTTCGATCGTGAGCATCTCCGCTCTGATGGTAGATCGTTTCCTCGCCGTGTGCCGACCTTTCCAATATCGATCATTGGTCAAACCACGCCGTATTCGCACCGCAATTCTAATTATCTGGCTGTTCTCGATCCACTTCTCAATTCTGCCTCTCTTGGGATGGCGAAGCGCAAGTTTCCAAGTTTACCTCAATGGTTTGGGTGTCCTATTTCCAGCGGCCATAATGCTGCTGTCCTACTACGGTTTGCTTCGCGCATTGCGAGAAAAAATTGCCAATTTGCAAAACTCGGCAGCGGATAGAACACAAGTAGCACATGTTCGGAACATGGTTAAGCGCGAACGGAGGGTCTCTACCACAGTATTCATTATGCTACTGGTGTTCCTTGTTTCCTGGTGTCCTGCAGTCACTGCTGACTTTGTCATGGTATTTTGCGAAAAGTGTCGCTCAGATACGCTGCTCCTCGCACGAGACGTAACGTTAACTATTGCGTTTTTCTCGTCTGGAATTAACCCCGGTCTTTACGCATGGCGGATTAAGAGTTTCAGACAAGGACTTATGCTTCTGTTTCAGCGCGGTTTGATAGCAAACCCGAAAATTGTTCAAGTTGGGCCTTTGCGGAAGAAAAGAATCTTCACTATTGCTGCTAAGTATGAATGA